The Carassius carassius chromosome 5, fCarCar2.1, whole genome shotgun sequence DNA window GAATAAACCGTTAAATTCGTAAATATCTACATATATTATACTGCTATTCGAAAGTAGCTGTTTTTGTATACATGAGCACTGACATGTAAGGCAGAGGAGCTGCTAGTGTTACATTATATACGTTGATGCTATTGGATACTTACGCCATTCGTCTTCATTTTCTTGATTTTTTCGCAGCACGGGAAGTCGACAGCCCTCTGTAATCTCAACCTATGAGGACATAACGCAATTATAAATGATATCAACCAACACAGACAGAACAACTTTCATTTAAATCGCCACCAAAACCACTTAGAAAATAACCGTCTATTCATTACCCACCGACTGATCCgccatattttttttatcaggatCTCAGAAGATACAGTAGAACGCCAGTCGCGTTTATTTTGCCTTGAGTGACGCACTAACCATAACTGATCAAATTCATTTAGCAATAAGGCTATCATTTTTTCTATAGtaatttaaatcattgtttttgtcatttttaaaaaaaaaaatttttttgtataaaataagcTGCGAACAAATGCTGATGAGCTAAATTCGACATTCACATGAAAATCtttatcaaaatgtatattttaaatgcttATTCACTCTCAAATTTGAAAGATTAAATAcggaaaatttaaaataataaaataacagataTTTGGATTAAGTATTACATAAGAGGCACTTCTTACAAGTTGTTTGGCTGTATCTGGTTCATGTAAGATCCATACTAAATGCACAATGAGCAGAGTACCTTCAACTAGGCAACGTAATACTTAAGAAAtttgttttgttcttgtttttatgAAAAAGGTGTGTAATTGTGTTATCTAACTATTTTTGTTGGTATTTATTTGAATCTGACATAAGCCtgctacaaattattttatttttcttcttcatcttcagtgCTATATACAGCTCTAAGTGATTTAAGGGAATATGCTGCTGGAAATCACAAgtaatcatattaaatattacGTAAATATCACCACTGttattcaaattaattatacAATCAATCAAGTTATTTCTAGGTAACAACTATGTTCTCTGCTGTTCtgtctttagttttgttttactCAAGAGAAAATTCTGATTTTCAATCTGAGCCAAAATGGAGCCCCTTACAGTCGTACTGTTGCCAGTTTCACTAAAACGCACAAGAAAGGGTGAGAGCTTTACATCACAAACACGTCACAGAAAACAATACGTAGTTTTTTAATGAGGCGGGACGAGCTCTTTGATTGGTGCTTATTTTTCAAACCCGTCCTTCCCGCCCATCGGCGCCGGCATCTGATTGGCCGTTGAGTCTTTCCTTTGTAGTCACAGGTCGCATCCGGTTCGTGCGTCGACCGAGATACAAAAAGGAGAAAGCAAATTCTCACCAGGAGTCAAGAAACCGAGAAATGAAATCATGTTTTTAGTCATTCTTTTAACGTATAGCGATATAGCATTTTATATGTAGTTATCATGAGTTTAAGCCActgatgtttttttataatagtgTTCGCAGAGCAGTTTTAGGTGGTTGGATCAATTTTATTTATCGGGATTTAGTGCAGTTTTAATTGGGATTGAATCTGCTCAGGTCTCACCTTAACCTATGTGTTAAAGGTCGTCTGCGCGttaagtgtgtatatattttatcagtagcggttagtgtgtgtttttgggCTTGGTGATGGCCACATCGGCCCTGTACGCCTGCACTAAGTGTAACCAGCGGTTCCCGTTCGAGGAGTTATCGCAGGGCCAGCAGCTCTGCAAGGtgagagcgcacacacacacacacacacactactgtttaCATGAGTCTGGGGAAAAGTGTGTGTCCTGTTTAAGGTCAGAGAGCTGTGTACGTGTCAAATATGAATAGCAAAAGCATTTAGACATTGATAAAGCTAAAACACCACTGCTGTCTCTACGATACAGCTGACAAGTCATACATTAAATTGTAACTGTACTAAGCAACACTGGCCTTGTTGGATTCTTTGCGACCTGTTTATATACATCTACATACGGTTGTGGCCTAATATTAGTATTTTCATCAgctaaaaattgttttatttttagcttttgctattaTAATGTgttagtaggaaatatcagtttgcatttccaaacattcatttagcCATTAagtgtaataatccagtgaggtttttgtctgacaacagccagtgatCTGattgatcatcatcagtctgtctggaatgacatgaaggaaCAGAACAAAccgagacagactaaatccagaagaactgtggcaacgtctccaagatgcttcaagagacctatctgcaaagctacagtactgttaaaagttttaggTAAAAAAGTGCTGTAAGATGAGGATGCTGccaaaaaataatgtcataaatagattttcgTTATCAACTTGCCaacgttgccacagttcttctggatttagtcggtttcagttTGTTCTGCTTCTTCATgtaattccagacagactgataatgatcagatcagatctctgtgtggagcactggctgttttcagacaaaaatctcactggattattacacttaatggcaaaatgaacatTTGGAAAtttaaaactgatatttcctactggaaccacagcaaaagatagaaaaaaaggacttaaaaatatgtttagctggtgaaaatacttgtTAATTATTAGAACACATCTAAACACTGGTCGCATTTAAAGTTTATAGCGTACAATTGATTGGTTTTCCTTGCAGGAGTGCCGGATCGCGCACCCTATAGTGAAATGCACCTACTGCAGGTCAGAGTTTCAGCAGGAGAGGTAAGAGTCACACAACCATCCTgtggaaaataattatttctcCATATCTATGCTAATGAAAAAcgtaactttttttctttcctcaGCAAAACCAACACTATCTGTAAGAAATGTGCACAGAATGTCAAACAGTTTGGGACGGTATGTTCACTTGAAAGTGTATATGTGTAAATAACTGGAAATCCCACTGGTGTGCGCTAACACAcatcttttcctcttttttttttttctctcttctcagCCGAAGCCATGCCAGTACTGTAACATTATTGCTGCATTCATTGGGACCAAATGCCAGCGCTGCACCAACTCGGAGAAGAAGTATGGCCCTCCACAGACCTGCGAACAGTGCAAGCAGCAGTGTGCCTTCGACAGGAAGGACGAGGGAAGGAGAAAGGTGACCAATCGCACATGCACGTTCTTATTACTCATCCACACACACGCTGGCTGTGTTCTCCCACGCtgcatgtgtgtgatgtgattCACTCTGCTCTGACAGATTGGACAGTCACTGTTTCCAGATTTCAGCACATTGAAAGCATGAGCTTCTGTTCAGTGTCAAGCGCTCCATAATGTCTGTCATTGATTACTGGACAAGTTGCACAAAACTGCTGTTGGGTTAGGCACAAGCACAACACAGAGCTGAATCATTAAAGCCCACTCCTCTCACCAATAACAGGCAGCTTTACACATTTCTTATCAGAATTGTGTGGAGAACTAAAATAAGACTGAGCACACTTAATGCAGATGTGAATCCTGTTTTTCTCCAGGTGGATGGGAAGCTCTTGTGTTGGCTCTGCACACTGTCATATCGTCGTGTTCTACAGAAAACGAAAGAGCAGCGGAAAGGCCTTGGCTCTTCCCACTCTAACTCCTCTTCTCTCAGTGAGAAGGAACATCAGAGACACCATCATCAGCACCACAGACATGGAAGTTCGCATCACAAGTAagcaatataacaataaaacGCATACAAACAAGCATCACCATGCATCAGCATCCAGTCACAAGAATACAAACTTGTTTATTTAAAAGCCTTACAAAAATGCTGTCCTGTGTATGTGTCACAGAATAAGCGGTACTTTAAGTCCAGAGCAGGATCAGGGACTGTGGAAGCAGAGGTGAGatgcatctttttttatatacgtACTGGAAGCGTGCAGTTTCTATTCGactacagtttaatatttaagaTTATCAGAGTGTTATTTTGCATGCTTTGAGATTGTGTTGAGGTGTATTGACTCTAATTTGTTTCTCTTGTGCAGCATTCAAAAGGAAACACCAAAGAAAAAACCCAAACTAGATACAAAGCCATCCAATGGAGACAGGTAATTACTTCTCGCTGTTATCGGCTCTGTCTCTGGCCTTCCAGGCAGGCTGTCAAATTCCCTCCTTAAatgttaaacactttttttttttttccctccagtaGTTCAATCACTCAGTCAATGGATTCTGGAGGCACGGATAACTTTATCTTGATTAGTCAGCTGAAAGAGGAAGTGATGTCATTGAAGCGCATGCTCCAGCAAAGAGACCAGACCATCCTTGAGAAAGACAGGAAGGTAATTTCAGATGTGACTTCCTGGCTTTGGTGCAGCGTGCACATGAAGTGCACATTTTGTAGCTACAGCTCTTTCAGGCTACAAGCATGACTCGTGTGACTCAAACAGTCATTTTCATAAAGGAAAAACTCGAAATCAGATGCCAGGAAATAGTACGTAGAGATTGATGGATGCATAAGTGTTCATTAACATATTCAAATATCCAGCATATCCAGCCGCCCACATCACAGTCCATTTGCTGACTGAGGTGATAATTATCCTCAAATATTTGAGCTGTTACTAGAAGTCTATAAGTAAAGATAAAGACGTCATTGATGTGAATTTGCATTTGTTGTTGTGCAAATGTGGTGTGTTCCAGTTGAGCTTTCTATCCAGTGTTTCAGtacatattttgatttttaaaataaaatggataCAAATTCTCTAGAGCAAGGCTGTAGACTGCGACCATTTTTCTGCCGGTGCAAGTACATTTAGTGCGCAGTCTCATTGGCACGACCACCGCGCTGTTCAACTCGCTTTGCCATTTTGGTTCCATATGAGAAACATAAAACTGCAAACGAAACAAGTGTAACAAAATCCCTATATTAATTTGAGCTGTGCAGTGTGGACCTTGACAAACAAACTGGTCCGAGCTCAGAACCGTTTTTACTCTGGAACCAACCAGTGCTGCGACATCCAGTGAGAAGCGTTTGAATTCACTGCAGAGTGAATAAAGGTTCCTGCAAGATTTACTGAGAAGCATTCAAATTCTGTACAGAAATCTCTGTTATAAACAGATCAGCCAGACAGCGCTGACGTAGAAAACCAGAAGTAGTAAGGGTGTAACATAAAACTTCTAACAgttagaaaagagagaaaaataaataaattatccatAAATACATAAGCTcacataatgttattttaatagctTAATTGAAGAATTAATATAAGAGTTCTTGAACTGATTTAATCTACAACTCGGAGTTCTTAATCTCCTACCTGATGGCAGCATTACAAACTCACGGTTTAAGATGCGTGTTGTATCCTGCAAAATCTTATCTGCCTTAATTTGAATGTTATTTTGCAACACTCCACATTGCGAGTATATCACCCATATATTCTgggcgactaaattatgtctaatattagccaaagTTTAAAGCGTTGTGCCATTTTAAAGACATATACAGTGTGTGTAAAGATACACACAGTGCCGTGaaacctaaacattgaatgattcagatcaaacaaattttaatattacacaaagataacctgagtaaatacaaaatgcagttttgaaaattatttaatttattaagggGAAAAAAGTGGTCCAAACCTGCCTGGCCCTATGTGGAAACAGTATTAGCCccctaaatctaataactggttgtTCCTCCCTTCACAtcgctgtggaggaattttggcccactcttctttgtagaattgttttaattcagccacattggagggtttGAGCATGAATGAACGGTTTAtggtcatgccacagcatctcaatcgGATTTAAGTCTGGACTTTAACTTGGTCACTCCAAAAccttcatttttgtttttcttgagatATTCAAAGGTGGTCTTGCTGGTGTGTATGGGATCACTGCCCTGCTGCATAACCCGCTGCGCTTGACCTGGAGGTCTCAAACTTATGGCCAGACATTCTTCTTCAGGATTTGCTGATAGAGtgcagaattcatggttccatcaATCATGGCCAGTCATCCAGGTCCTGAAGCTGCTAAAAAGCCcagaccatcacactaccaccaccaacatgactgttggtatgatgttctttttttttttttttaaatgccgttTAGTTTTTACACCAGATGTAACAGGACACACACCTTCCAGAAAGTTAAACACTTGTCtcatcagtccacagaatatttgcccAAAAGCTTTGGTGATAATCAAGATTTTTTGGCAAATGTGTGACGAGCgtttgtgttctttttggtcaGCAGTGGCTTTTGCCTTGGAACTCTCTCATGGATGCGGTTTTTGCCAAGTCTCTCTCattgttgaatcatgaacactgaccttaactgaggcaagtgaggcctgcagctctttagatgttgttctgggttcttttatgaCCTACTGGATGAGTCGTCGTTGCGCTCTTTAAGTAATTTTGGTTGGCTGGCCACTCCTGGCAAGGTTCACCACTGTTCCAAGTTTTCTCTATTTGTGGATAATGGCTTTGATGGTGGTCCGCTGGAGTCCCTAAGccttagaaatggctttataaccctttccagactgatacatgtcatcagttttttttttttcatatgttcttgaatttctttagatcGTGCCATGATGTGTTGCTCTTCAAGCATTCCTCACTTTGTCAGACAGGTTCTATTgaagtgatttcttgattcaacaGGTCTGGCAGTACTTAGGCTTGGGTGTGGCTAATTAAATTTAACATAGCTTTCTAAAGAAAATGTGGTAAATTacagttctttcatgatttaGCAGGAGGAGGCAATTGATTTTTCAGTTAAGGCCGCTTTTTcccccttaataaatgaaatcatcatttgaaaactgtattttgcatttaattgaattatctttgtgtaatattaaaatttgtttgctgatctgaatcttttaagtgtgacgtatgcaaaaaaaaaaaaaaaaaaacaggatgggGAAAAAACTTTcacaccagtgtgtgtgtgtgtgtgtgtgtgtgtgtgtgtgtgtgtgtgtgtgtgtgtgtgtgtgtaaacaatgtactagccaatggcgattcaattgcagaggagcacttattggattattagtcattcatttataccttttccttttatattttgaaatataacaaACTTTTCTTCACCTTATGACTAAATCACACACAGTTGATTTTATACAAGACTATAGTAGAGTAATGGTACATTTAATAAGAGTACAATATATATCTTTTCTACATAAAAATTAGACCCAttactgttgttaataaaaaatactttgtaaGCTTCCCAACTCTAGTTTAGTGCTTTACTGTCAGATGTGTAAAAACTTTAAATAAGCAATTAATGATCATGTAATATTATTAGTAACTGCACCTATTAATGCAAAACCATAGTAAtttgataatatatatttgtCATCTCTTTGAAATTAAAAGAATGCTGCACATTGTAATCTCTATGAGTTAAGCTTATTTATTATCAAAGCACTTGAAAATATGTGAATTATTGCATTGCGGGCTGATTTAAGGTGTGCCCATAAAATTTCTGCTTATGCTCCTAAAAATGTTCAATCAGGGGATACAGTGCTCCTAGCAAAAATAGTTAATCTGGAGCCCTGCTCTTGAGTCGATTGATTTGTTTGGTAATGAAACACAAGGGAAACTGGTTCATTGCCATAGACAAGTTTGGAAAAATGACTTGAAAAGATAATTTGATGCGTTTGTTTATGGTTTCAGCTGACGGAGCTGAAGGCAGACTTTCAGTATCAGGAGTCAAATATGCGGGTGAAGATGAACAACATGGAGAAAGCGCACAAAGAGGCCATGGAGCAACAACAGGTCACTTACACAATACACTTCATTACACATTAtaatatttcatcattttaaagtgataacaagaataaacattatttctGTTACCTTACTTTAATACTGTGGAAAATAGGTCTGTTAGTGTTTTGATAAGCACTTTATTTGCACGAAATTATTATTCTCATTTATAGggtcattaattactcgccctcatgtcgttccgaaCACGTACGACCTCCATCCATCTTTGGAAAACAAATCatgatatttttgatcaaatctgagagctctgacccttcatagacagcaacacaactgaagtGTTTCCAGACCCAGAAACGTAGTAAAGACATCAGTAAGTTGTCCATGAGACATCATTGGTTCAACTATAATTTTATGAGGTTACGAGAATACGTTTCTGTTCGCAGAgggtcattttggatttcattaaaaatatcttaatttgtgtttcaaagtgGACGAAGGtctaacaggtttggaacaacacaagggattatcatttttaagtgaactatctttaagtttggggttggtaagattagttttgttgtttttgaaggaagtctcctatgctcaccaaatcggctttttataaaaaatacagtacaattacTAATAGTGTGAAATGATAATACTATTCTAAGTAACGgtttcctatttgaatatattttaacatgtaattctGTGATACTGAAGGctcattactttagtcttcagtatcacctccttcagaaatcattctaaaatgctgatttgctgtttatgaaacatttaataaatggcTATGCTGTTTAATATGTTTGTTGAAGCCATAATACTTTTTGGTTCTTTGCTGAATAGAAAGTTAGCATTTGTATGAAATTTATCAATTCAACCTTGATTAATTTCATGCAACCTTGCAGTATTTAgtagatatttatttttaaaataatttgttgcgGTAGGTACTGTGAACTTTTTAACTGTAGTGTTCATATTTTTGATCAGCTgtggttttatttgtttgtatctCAGACGAAGAACAGAGAATTGATGAAACAAGTTGCTGCACTCTCGAAAGGCAAGAAGTTTGACCGCAGTAGCAGTTCACTGCTGTTACCATAGCAATGACCTCACGCCATAACAATGACCCCTTGCCCCGATGTGTCATTACTGTGAGGAAGCTTCACCCTCCATTGCTCACAGATTATCTGTGTCTTGTGTTTTATTATTCTGATGATGTCACATATGCAAAAAATCTCAATTTATTATAATTGTCTTATTTTCTTGGGCTGTTCTCAGCGGTTTTAGTAATCACATGTATTTACAAAACAGACAACTGTATAGAGCCATTACAGGAGCCCTGGCTGAACCCAGCCTCAGATCTCATATGCAAAACATCTCAGAACTTTTGAAAACCAATCAAATGGAAGCCGAAGAGCTGTCAACAAATGTATGGAAATGTTATAAATTGAAAGTGTCAGATATGCTGAACAGTTTTTATAGATACTAAATTCATCTCTCGCTCTCTTATcttttgctctctctttctctctcactcatggAAAGACTGTATTAATGCATGTCTTACTGCCTGGTCAACTGTGTGATTTTGTATATTAACTGATTAATTGTCTGGCTTTGTATTAGTGATATTTCGGAGATGAATTTTGCAGGCCTGTATGAGACATTGCTGTTTTAGTGAGTGAGGGCTCTCTTATGCCCCTTGCATTCTCATATTTTTACTGTCAGacacttttgtactttttttttctgcaacatGGACGTTTCAGGAATATTAAAGCTAGTAAAACCTCACTTTGGGTGTCTATCCTCCTTATTTATGTACTGAAAGTAGTGGAAAGTAAGGTTATTATAgctttgcattttcatttttgaagtaCTACTTTGCTTTTAATTTCACTCGTTTTTTGAGTTTAGtcaaaaaaaaatgacagtattttcaAGTCTTTGCactgattcatatatatatatatatatgtacaatttATATTGTTCTCTATATTTATCCTTGTGGTGGTTAAGGCGCTTTTATTTAGATAATATAACTGAAACTGCATTTTATTTGTCACTTTCATTTCAGCGCGGCGTATATACTTTCGCGTAAGTGTTTGTCCCGCTGCAGCCACCGTAACCTCCCCCCccccactcacaaacacacacgtgaCCGGTCGCGGTGTTTGATGGGATACCAGTGAGGAGCAACAACAGCAGCGAGTCTGGTAACGTTTGCCAAAAAGTGATTAAAAACTAGCTTAATTTATCTAGTTTCTCGGTGTTAGTGCTTTAAATTCATGTGGTATCGTTGATAAGTTTGGAAGTATAGAGTTAGAGTCATATCGTCCTGCTGCAGGTGAGTTTAAAATAATGTTGAGGTAAAGCAAACATGGTTTTATTGAAGACGTAACCATACAAACAGACGTTAAAAGTCATTAGACCTTTACTGTCACATTCGTTACAATATTCCCACCTAGCTCGTTTTTAGAGAATTTGTTAGACGGGTCATTTGTTAGACGGTATTCGAAACGTGTCATGTATTTATGTGAAATCTTTATAACGGGTGAAACATCCTTACACCTTTGCTTCATCAGACGTGAGgaatttgttttgtgtgttacAACACATTCGTTTCAGTTAACCGAAGATGACCACAGCAGCCAGGCCAACGTTTGAGCCCGCGAGAGGAGGACGGGGCAAAGGAGAAGGTGATCTGAGTGCTTTGTCTAAGCAGTACTCCAGCAGAGACCTGCCAGGACACACCAAGATCAAATACAGGTAATTCAATCAATTATTAGGACAGAATTTGTATAATGCCTATgcatttaaaggagtagttcaaaaaaagaatattttttacTAGGAGCACTGTATCCCCTGACTGAACATTATTAGGAGCACACGCAGAAAATTTAGGGGCACGTTTTAAATCAGCCCGCAATGCAATCATTCACATTTTTCCCATTTTAACTGTATTACTGACAAGTGCTTTgataatacagtcgtggccaaaagttttgagaattacataaatattagttttcaaaaagtttgctgctaaactgcttttagatctttgtttcagttgtttctgtgatgtactgaaatataattacaagcacttcatacgtttcaaaggcttttatggacaattacatgacatttatgcaaagagtcagtatttgcagtatttgcccttctttttcaggacctctgcaattcgactgggcatgctctcaatcaacttctgggccaaatcctgactgatagcagcccattctttcataatcacttggagtttgtcagaattagtttttgtttgtccacccgcctcttgaggattgaccacaaattctcaatgggattaagatctggggagtttccaggccatggacccaaaatttcaactttCTGGTCCCCGagcttagttatcacttttgcctgatggcacggtgctccatcgtgctggaaaatgcattgttcttcaccaaattgttgttggattgttggaagaagttgctgttggagggggTTTTGGTACCATTTttaattcatggctgtgtttttgggcagaattgtgagtgagcccactcccttggatgagaagcaaccccacacatgaatggtgtcaggatgctttactgttggcatgacacaggactgatggtagcgttcaccttttcttctcctgacaagcctttttccagatgccccaaacaatctgaaaggggcttcatcggagaatatgactttgccccagtcctcagcagtccattcactatactttctgcataagatcaatctgtccctgaagttttttttggagagaagtggcttctttgctgcccttcttgacaccaggccatcttccaaaagtcttttcctcactgtgcgtgcagatgcgctcacacctgcctgctgccattcctgagcaagctctgcactggtggcactccgatcccgcagctgaatcctctttaggagacgatcctggcgcttgctggactttct harbors:
- the fam76b gene encoding protein FAM76B isoform X1, giving the protein MATSALYACTKCNQRFPFEELSQGQQLCKECRIAHPIVKCTYCRSEFQQESKTNTICKKCAQNVKQFGTPKPCQYCNIIAAFIGTKCQRCTNSEKKYGPPQTCEQCKQQCAFDRKDEGRRKVDGKLLCWLCTLSYRRVLQKTKEQRKGLGSSHSNSSSLSEKEHQRHHHQHHRHGSSHHKISGTLSPEQDQGLWKQSIQKETPKKKPKLDTKPSNGDSSSITQSMDSGGTDNFILISQLKEEVMSLKRMLQQRDQTILEKDRKLTELKADFQYQESNMRVKMNNMEKAHKEAMEQQQTKNRELMKQVAALSKGKKFDRSSSSLLLP
- the fam76b gene encoding protein FAM76B isoform X2, producing MATSALYACTKCNQRFPFEELSQGQQLCKECRIAHPIVKCTYCRSEFQQESKTNTICKKCAQNVKQFGTPKPCQYCNIIAAFIGTKCQRCTNSEKKYGPPQTCEQCKQQCAFDRKDEGRRKVDGKLLCWLCTLSYRRVLQKTKEQRKGLGSSHSNSSSLSEKEHQRHHHQHHRHGSSHHKISGTLSPEQDQGLWKQSIQKETPKKKPKLDTKPSNGDSSITQSMDSGGTDNFILISQLKEEVMSLKRMLQQRDQTILEKDRKLTELKADFQYQESNMRVKMNNMEKAHKEAMEQQQTKNRELMKQVAALSKGKKFDRSSSSLLLP